In one Mycobacterium sp. NBC_00419 genomic region, the following are encoded:
- a CDS encoding MarR family winged helix-turn-helix transcriptional regulator produces MDTRTDLIAELFGTVGRFRRTVRRAGGRAFGTSGLTESQAELLRLVGRQPGISVSAAAADLGLAANTASTLVSKLAGDGLLVRTPDPDDRRVSRLALTAPAQQLADASRAARRAALAEALERLDADDTEALAAGLRVLARITATVQEKRL; encoded by the coding sequence ATGGACACCCGGACCGATCTGATCGCCGAGCTGTTCGGCACGGTCGGCCGGTTCCGCCGGACCGTGCGCCGGGCCGGCGGGCGCGCCTTCGGCACCTCGGGGTTGACCGAGTCACAGGCCGAACTGCTGCGGCTGGTGGGCCGCCAGCCCGGCATCTCGGTGAGCGCCGCGGCGGCTGACCTCGGCCTGGCCGCCAACACCGCCTCCACCCTGGTGTCCAAACTGGCCGGCGATGGGCTGCTGGTCCGCACGCCGGACCCGGACGACCGCCGGGTGAGCCGGCTTGCCCTGACCGCGCCGGCCCAGCAACTGGCGGATGCGTCCCGAGCGGCTCGTCGCGCAGCCCTGGCCGAGGCACTCGAGCGCCTCGACGCCGACGACACCGAGGCGCTCGCCGCCGGGCTGCGGGTGCTGGCCCGGATCACCGCGACAGTGCAGGAGAAACGACTATGA
- a CDS encoding CoA transferase, whose amino-acid sequence MSASADLPLAGVRIVEISSFVAVPLAGMTLAQLGAEVIRVDPIGGAADYHRWPLTDAGESIYWAGLNKGKRSVAADMRSPEGQALVQRLILEAGILITNVAGRQWHSYETLSAQRPDLIHLEVVGRADGSTGVDYTVNAATGFPLVTGPAEHSEPVNHVLPAWDVSCGLYAALAILAALRRRDNSGQGSSIRLPLDDVALATAANLGFLAEVMVNGTQRPRLGNNLFGQYGQNFTSSDGVSFMIVALTGRHFRDLTDLTGTTKAVAAVAEALGADFSDEGQRYEHRDVLSGLFAAWFRTHTAEQVSAALSGSSVLWDRYLSFAEVAEHPRVTANPLFTALDQPRIGTYLAPGLPMSVDGAHVAAVAAPALGDDTAAVLTEHLGLSAAQIAGLIESGTVAT is encoded by the coding sequence GTGAGTGCTTCAGCTGACCTGCCGCTGGCGGGCGTCCGCATCGTCGAGATCTCCAGTTTCGTGGCGGTGCCCCTGGCCGGAATGACGCTGGCCCAGCTCGGCGCCGAAGTGATCCGGGTCGACCCGATCGGCGGTGCGGCCGACTACCACCGCTGGCCTCTGACCGACGCCGGCGAGAGCATCTACTGGGCGGGACTGAACAAGGGCAAGCGCTCGGTTGCGGCCGATATGCGATCCCCCGAAGGTCAAGCCCTGGTCCAGCGGCTCATTCTCGAGGCCGGGATCCTGATCACCAATGTGGCCGGCCGGCAATGGCATTCCTACGAAACCCTGAGCGCCCAGCGGCCCGACCTCATCCACCTCGAGGTCGTCGGCCGCGCCGACGGGTCCACCGGCGTGGACTACACCGTCAACGCCGCCACCGGCTTCCCGCTGGTCACCGGCCCGGCCGAGCACAGCGAACCCGTCAATCACGTCCTTCCGGCCTGGGATGTCAGCTGTGGGCTCTACGCCGCGCTGGCGATCCTGGCCGCCCTGCGCCGCCGCGACAACAGCGGGCAGGGCAGCAGCATCCGGCTGCCACTGGACGACGTCGCGCTCGCGACCGCCGCCAACCTCGGCTTCCTGGCCGAGGTGATGGTCAATGGCACCCAGCGGCCACGCCTGGGCAACAACCTGTTTGGCCAGTACGGCCAGAACTTCACCAGCAGCGACGGGGTGTCGTTCATGATCGTCGCACTGACCGGCAGGCATTTCCGCGACCTCACCGACCTCACCGGTACGACGAAAGCCGTTGCGGCCGTGGCTGAAGCGCTCGGTGCCGACTTCAGCGACGAAGGCCAGCGCTACGAGCACCGAGACGTGCTGTCCGGGTTGTTCGCCGCCTGGTTCCGCACCCACACCGCTGAGCAGGTGAGCGCCGCGCTGTCGGGCAGTTCGGTGCTCTGGGACCGCTACCTCAGCTTCGCCGAGGTCGCCGAGCATCCGCGGGTGACCGCCAACCCGTTGTTCACAGCCCTGGACCAACCGCGGATCGGAACCTATCTGGCGCCCGGCCTGCCGATGTCGGTCGACGGTGCGCACGTCGCCGCCGTCGCCGCACCGGCACTCGGTGACGACACCGCCGCCGTCCTGACCGAGCACCTCGGCCTGAGCGCCGCGCAGATCGCCGGACTCATCGAATCAGGAACGGTGGCAACGTGA
- a CDS encoding TIGR03564 family F420-dependent LLM class oxidoreductase, which yields MRYGIFGGAVNTGTLDDVVAEAASAERDGFATYWAPQIFGHDALTALAVVGTKVPRIELGTSVVPTFPRHPHALAQQSHTVAAASGNRLTLGIGLSHKLVIEDLFGLSYDKPVRHMREYLSVLMPLSRNEPANFDGELYRVHAAVNANGSTGFGVVVAALGEQMLRVTAALADGTLTWCTGPATLAGHTIPTINKAAEEFGRPAPRVIAALPVCVTKDLDAATARAAEEFSVYGSLPSYRAMLDREGVVGPAEIAIIGSAAQVQERIAALADIGVTDFAAVEVAGTPDEAADTREALKGLLT from the coding sequence ATGAGGTACGGAATCTTCGGCGGCGCGGTCAACACCGGAACTCTGGACGACGTGGTGGCCGAGGCCGCCTCCGCTGAGCGCGACGGGTTCGCCACCTACTGGGCGCCGCAGATCTTCGGGCACGACGCCCTGACGGCGCTGGCGGTGGTGGGCACCAAGGTGCCACGCATCGAACTCGGCACCTCGGTGGTGCCGACGTTCCCGCGCCACCCGCACGCGCTGGCCCAGCAGTCCCACACGGTGGCCGCCGCCTCGGGCAACCGCCTGACCCTGGGCATCGGGCTGAGCCACAAGCTCGTCATCGAGGACCTGTTCGGCCTGAGCTACGACAAGCCGGTGCGCCACATGCGGGAGTACCTCAGTGTGCTGATGCCGCTCTCGCGCAACGAGCCCGCCAACTTCGACGGCGAGCTCTACCGGGTGCACGCCGCCGTCAACGCCAACGGCTCCACCGGATTCGGCGTGGTGGTGGCCGCCCTGGGCGAACAGATGCTGCGGGTCACCGCGGCTCTGGCCGACGGCACGCTGACCTGGTGCACCGGTCCGGCGACGCTGGCGGGCCACACGATCCCGACCATCAACAAGGCTGCCGAGGAGTTCGGGCGTCCCGCACCCCGTGTCATCGCCGCGCTGCCGGTCTGCGTCACCAAGGACCTCGACGCCGCCACGGCCCGCGCCGCCGAGGAGTTCTCGGTGTACGGCTCGCTGCCCAGCTACCGCGCCATGCTCGACCGCGAGGGCGTGGTGGGGCCCGCCGAGATCGCGATCATCGGCAGCGCGGCCCAGGTGCAGGAGCGCATCGCGGCGCTCGCCGACATCGGCGTCACCGACTTCGCGGCCGTAGAGGTTGCGGGGACCCCCGACGAGGCCGCCGACACCCGCGAGGCCCTCAAGGGCCTGCTGACCTAA
- a CDS encoding ABC transporter permease: MRAEYATSPGLLRAPRGWRRVPNLASRMETFGWVELQKLRHDRTELFTRMVQPALWLLIFGTTFNRLHVIDTGPVPYLAFLAPGIIAQSALFISIFYGIQIIWDRDAGILAKLMVTPAPAPALVTGKAFAAGVRSVAQVVGVLALAYLMGIHMTHNPLRIMAAMGVVMLGSAFFACLSMTLAGLVRNRDRLMGIGQAITMPLFFASNALYPVSVMPEWLRWLSRVNPLSYEVDSLRLLLVDIPSAHPWLDLGVLVLAAVAGVASASVLLRRLVR, from the coding sequence ATGCGGGCTGAGTACGCGACCTCACCAGGGCTGCTGCGGGCGCCGCGCGGCTGGCGGCGGGTGCCGAACCTGGCGTCCCGGATGGAGACCTTCGGTTGGGTCGAGTTGCAGAAGCTGCGCCACGACCGCACCGAGTTGTTCACCCGGATGGTGCAGCCGGCCCTATGGCTGCTGATCTTCGGCACGACGTTCAATCGGTTGCACGTCATCGACACCGGCCCGGTGCCCTACCTGGCGTTCCTGGCGCCCGGCATCATCGCCCAGTCGGCGCTGTTCATCTCCATCTTCTACGGCATCCAGATCATCTGGGACCGTGACGCGGGCATCCTGGCCAAGCTCATGGTCACGCCGGCGCCGGCGCCGGCGCTGGTGACCGGCAAGGCGTTCGCCGCCGGGGTGCGCTCGGTCGCCCAGGTGGTCGGCGTGCTGGCGCTGGCCTATCTGATGGGCATTCACATGACCCACAACCCGCTGCGGATCATGGCCGCGATGGGTGTGGTGATGCTCGGGTCGGCGTTCTTCGCCTGCCTGTCGATGACGCTGGCGGGGCTGGTCCGCAACCGCGACCGGCTGATGGGCATCGGCCAGGCCATCACCATGCCGTTGTTCTTCGCCTCCAACGCGCTGTATCCGGTGTCGGTGATGCCGGAGTGGTTGCGTTGGCTGTCGCGGGTGAATCCGCTGAGCTACGAGGTGGATTCGCTGCGGCTGCTGTTGGTCGACATTCCCTCGGCGCACCCGTGGCTCGATCTGGGTGTGCTGGTGCTGGCTGCGGTGGCCGGCGTCGCCTCGGCTTCGGTGCTGCTGCGCCGCCTGGTTCGCTAA
- a CDS encoding acyl-CoA thioesterase → MTHVLPGLLDVVPDGSADDHFTGVAAGPPDKRAYGGHLAAQALAAACRTLHPGPAPTSLHVQFLRGGDAGAPVDYQVERVYDGRTAASRRVLARQDGRLLVTATASFSVSADGPEHAHQTATVDPESLAVDGLIGPAPSLPLDEIDIRSEDDCTTGEFVRRLWWRITVPLPQDPLVHACAAVYVTDIYGIDPVLAVHGHSMVDRSHRTATTDSSIWFHRPIRADRWNLLESRSPAAARGRGLMTGGLYDADGVLTATLAQEGLAVPRT, encoded by the coding sequence GTGACCCACGTTCTTCCCGGGCTGCTCGACGTTGTTCCGGACGGCTCCGCGGACGACCACTTCACCGGGGTTGCCGCGGGACCGCCCGACAAGCGGGCCTACGGCGGGCACCTGGCAGCCCAAGCGCTGGCCGCCGCCTGCCGCACGCTGCACCCCGGGCCCGCCCCGACCAGCCTGCACGTGCAGTTCCTGCGCGGCGGGGACGCCGGGGCGCCGGTCGACTACCAGGTGGAGCGGGTGTACGACGGCCGCACGGCGGCGTCGCGGCGGGTGCTGGCCCGCCAGGACGGCCGCCTGCTGGTCACCGCGACCGCCTCGTTCTCGGTGAGCGCCGACGGTCCCGAACACGCCCACCAGACCGCAACGGTCGACCCGGAGAGCCTGGCTGTCGACGGCCTGATCGGCCCGGCGCCGTCGCTACCGCTCGACGAGATCGACATTCGCAGCGAAGATGACTGCACCACAGGGGAATTCGTGCGGCGGCTGTGGTGGCGAATCACCGTACCGCTGCCGCAGGACCCGCTGGTGCACGCCTGCGCCGCGGTCTACGTCACCGACATCTACGGCATCGACCCGGTGCTGGCCGTGCACGGTCACTCGATGGTCGACCGCAGCCACCGCACCGCCACCACCGACTCCTCGATCTGGTTCCACCGCCCGATCCGCGCCGACCGCTGGAACCTGCTCGAATCCCGCTCGCCGGCCGCGGCCCGCGGGCGCGGTCTGATGACGGGCGGGCTCTATGACGCCGACGGCGTCCTGACCGCCACCCTGGCCCAGGAGGGACTGGCGGTGCCGCGCACCTGA
- a CDS encoding TetR/AcrR family transcriptional regulator: MALDTRPKLVAAAEQLFADRGVDAVSLREIARQAGTRNVMAVQYHFADRAGVLAAIAAKHLPAVDARRNALLDNADPSMRSMAEALVRPLAAKLDDADGGPAFLRIHADLLNRAVPAFDVTGGPDSSLQRWRDTVEPLLDPVAVALHTRLAALIYTAVELGRRAASAPHTDDRLFTSHLIDTVAAMLASTPSAETRALAVQRQARRARRSPSRT; the protein is encoded by the coding sequence ATGGCGCTGGACACCCGGCCGAAGCTCGTCGCGGCGGCCGAGCAGTTGTTCGCCGACCGCGGGGTGGACGCGGTCAGCCTGCGTGAGATCGCCCGGCAGGCAGGCACCCGCAATGTGATGGCCGTGCAGTATCACTTCGCCGACCGCGCCGGCGTGCTGGCGGCCATCGCCGCCAAGCATCTGCCGGCGGTCGACGCCCGCCGAAATGCCCTGCTGGACAACGCGGATCCCTCGATGCGATCGATGGCTGAGGCGTTGGTGCGGCCGTTGGCGGCCAAACTCGACGATGCCGACGGCGGGCCGGCGTTCCTGCGGATCCATGCCGACCTGCTCAACCGCGCGGTGCCGGCGTTCGACGTCACCGGCGGACCGGACAGCAGCCTGCAGCGCTGGCGCGACACGGTCGAACCGCTGCTGGATCCGGTCGCGGTGGCGCTGCACACCAGGCTCGCCGCGCTGATCTACACCGCAGTCGAATTGGGCAGGCGGGCCGCCTCAGCCCCGCACACCGACGACCGGTTGTTCACCAGCCACCTCATCGACACCGTGGCCGCGATGCTGGCCAGCACGCCGTCGGCCGAGACCCGGGCGCTGGCCGTGCAGCGGCAGGCCCGGCGGGCCAGGCGCAGCCCGTCGCGAACCTGA
- a CDS encoding ATP-binding cassette domain-containing protein, with amino-acid sequence MTVAAIDCRNLTHRYGDFTAVDDVTLQVQTGETLGLLGPNGAGKTTVVRLLTTLAPIQRGEVRIFGLDARRDTMDIRYNLGYVPQQLSIEPALTGRQNVEWFARLYDVPRSARRQRVAEVLESMQLLEVADRLAGTYSGGMVRRLELAQALVNQPSLLILDEPTVGLDPIARDSVWSQVQTMQQQFGMTVLLTTHYMEEADVLCDRVALMHHGRLQAVGTPAELKTRVGADASLEDVFRHFAGSGLAESVDQSGLGAIRAGRKAARDAG; translated from the coding sequence ATGACCGTTGCCGCCATCGACTGCCGGAATCTGACCCACCGCTACGGCGACTTCACCGCCGTCGACGACGTCACACTGCAGGTGCAGACCGGAGAAACCCTGGGCCTGCTCGGCCCGAACGGGGCGGGCAAGACCACTGTCGTGCGGTTGTTGACCACGCTGGCCCCCATCCAGCGCGGCGAGGTGCGCATCTTCGGCCTCGACGCCCGTCGCGACACAATGGACATCCGCTACAACCTCGGCTATGTGCCGCAACAACTTTCGATCGAGCCGGCGCTGACCGGCAGGCAGAACGTGGAATGGTTCGCCCGGCTCTACGACGTACCCCGCTCGGCGCGCAGGCAGCGGGTCGCCGAGGTGCTGGAGTCGATGCAGCTGCTGGAGGTGGCCGACCGATTGGCCGGCACCTACTCCGGCGGTATGGTGCGCCGTCTCGAGCTGGCCCAGGCCCTGGTCAACCAGCCATCGTTGCTGATTCTTGACGAACCCACCGTCGGCCTGGATCCCATTGCCCGCGACAGTGTCTGGTCCCAGGTGCAGACCATGCAGCAGCAGTTCGGCATGACGGTCCTGTTGACCACCCACTACATGGAGGAGGCTGACGTGCTGTGCGACCGGGTCGCCCTGATGCACCACGGCCGGCTGCAGGCGGTCGGGACACCGGCCGAACTCAAAACCCGGGTAGGTGCCGACGCCTCCCTGGAGGACGTGTTCCGCCACTTTGCCGGGTCTGGGCTCGCCGAGTCCGTCGACCAGTCGGGACTGGGTGCGATCCGGGCCGGCCGGAAGGCGGCGCGTGATGCGGGCTGA
- a CDS encoding magnesium transporter MgtE N-terminal domain-containing protein, which yields MLLLSRVTGHDVLGRDGRVIGRLADLTADLVEESGPPLADRVVVSRGRGSQLLIPWEQVTNFGHNQVVLALDAADAGRFAVDDLTAALGDREILLARDVLDTQVVDVVGQRLARVADVVLARSGGGRLELVGVEVGFGAVLQRLRLPATGARREDIIAWSDLHLASERGHSVQLATPRAAVHRLDPRGLAALVSRLDTESAAEILAATGPGVAADVVCAAHPAVAERVLRALPDPEAARIVAAMPAEHARRWRTLLQHAPALGGRKFLRFRVWPRRHHSTGSPP from the coding sequence GTGCTGTTGCTCAGCCGGGTCACCGGTCACGATGTGCTCGGACGGGACGGCCGGGTCATCGGCCGCCTCGCCGACCTGACGGCCGATCTGGTGGAGGAGTCCGGCCCGCCCCTCGCCGACCGGGTGGTGGTCAGCCGGGGTCGCGGGTCGCAGCTGCTGATCCCGTGGGAGCAGGTCACCAACTTCGGGCACAACCAGGTGGTGCTGGCGCTCGACGCCGCAGACGCCGGGCGCTTCGCCGTCGACGACCTGACCGCGGCACTCGGTGACCGCGAGATCCTGCTGGCGCGCGACGTGCTGGACACCCAGGTCGTCGACGTCGTGGGCCAGCGGCTGGCCCGGGTGGCCGACGTCGTGCTGGCCCGCAGCGGCGGGGGCCGCCTCGAACTGGTCGGCGTCGAGGTGGGCTTCGGCGCGGTACTGCAGCGGTTGCGCTTGCCCGCCACGGGTGCCCGCCGCGAGGACATCATCGCGTGGTCGGACCTGCACCTGGCCTCCGAACGCGGGCACTCCGTGCAACTGGCCACCCCCCGCGCCGCCGTGCACCGCCTCGACCCGCGCGGGCTGGCGGCACTGGTCAGCCGGCTCGACACCGAGTCGGCCGCCGAGATCCTGGCCGCCACGGGGCCCGGTGTGGCCGCCGACGTGGTGTGCGCCGCCCATCCCGCGGTGGCCGAACGTGTCCTGCGGGCACTGCCCGACCCGGAAGCCGCCCGCATCGTGGCGGCCATGCCCGCCGAGCACGCCCGGCGGTGGCGCACGCTGCTCCAGCACGCGCCCGCACTCGGCGGCCGCAAGTTCCTGCGGTTCCGGGTCTGGCCGCGGCGCCACCACAGCACCGGGTCACCGCCGTGA
- a CDS encoding acyl-CoA dehydrogenase family protein, whose product MWDFETDPEYQKKLDWVEEFMRDELEPLDFAPLDPYEKKNPAVLAVLRPLQQQVKDQGLWAAHLSPELGGQGYGQVKLALLNEIVGRSRWAPSVFGSQAPDSGNAEILALFGTEGQKKRYLQPLLDGEISSCYSMTEPQGGSDPGLFTTRAERDGDSWVINGEKWFSSNARNAEFFIVMAVTNPEARTHQKMSLFIVPAETPGIEVIRHVGVGGEADERAGHGYLRYNDVRVPADHVLGGEGQAFAIAQTRLGGGRVHHAMRTIALARKAFDMMCERAVSRQTRRGPLGDYQMTQEKIADSWIQIEQFRLLVLRTAWKIDKYHDYQLVRRDIAAVKVAMPQVLHDVVQRAMHLHGALGVSDEMPFVKMMVAAQSLAIADGPTEVHKLTVARRTLKEYEPVDSLFPSQHIPTRRAAAQARLADLIEHEVAEH is encoded by the coding sequence ATGTGGGATTTCGAGACCGACCCCGAGTACCAGAAGAAGCTCGACTGGGTCGAGGAGTTCATGCGTGACGAACTCGAGCCGCTGGACTTCGCGCCGCTGGACCCCTACGAGAAGAAGAACCCTGCCGTACTCGCGGTGCTGCGGCCGCTGCAGCAGCAGGTCAAGGACCAGGGCCTGTGGGCGGCGCACCTGAGCCCCGAGCTCGGCGGCCAGGGCTACGGTCAGGTCAAGCTGGCGCTGCTGAACGAAATCGTCGGCCGGTCCCGTTGGGCACCTTCGGTTTTCGGATCGCAGGCACCGGACTCGGGTAACGCCGAGATCCTGGCGCTGTTCGGCACCGAGGGGCAGAAGAAGCGCTACCTGCAGCCGTTGCTCGACGGCGAGATCTCGTCGTGCTATTCGATGACCGAACCGCAGGGCGGCTCGGATCCGGGCTTGTTCACCACCCGCGCCGAGCGCGACGGCGACTCCTGGGTGATCAACGGCGAGAAGTGGTTCTCTTCCAACGCCCGCAACGCGGAGTTCTTCATCGTGATGGCGGTGACCAACCCGGAAGCCCGCACCCACCAGAAGATGTCGCTGTTCATCGTGCCCGCCGAAACACCGGGTATCGAGGTGATCCGCCACGTCGGGGTCGGCGGCGAAGCCGACGAGCGGGCCGGGCATGGCTACCTCCGCTACAACGACGTCCGGGTGCCTGCCGACCATGTGCTCGGCGGCGAGGGTCAGGCTTTCGCGATCGCGCAGACCCGGCTCGGCGGCGGCCGCGTGCATCACGCCATGCGCACAATCGCATTGGCGCGCAAGGCTTTCGACATGATGTGTGAGCGCGCGGTGTCGCGGCAGACGCGTCGCGGTCCGCTGGGCGACTACCAGATGACGCAGGAGAAGATCGCCGACAGCTGGATCCAGATCGAGCAGTTCCGGCTGCTGGTGCTGCGCACCGCGTGGAAGATCGACAAGTACCACGACTACCAGTTGGTGCGCCGCGACATCGCGGCGGTGAAAGTTGCTATGCCGCAGGTGCTTCACGACGTGGTGCAGCGGGCCATGCACCTGCACGGCGCGCTGGGCGTCTCCGACGAGATGCCGTTCGTGAAGATGATGGTGGCGGCCCAGTCGCTGGCCATCGCGGACGGTCCCACCGAGGTGCACAAGCTGACCGTGGCACGGCGCACCCTCAAGGAGTACGAGCCCGTCGACTCACTTTTCCCGTCACAGCACATCCCGACCCGCCGGGCCGCCGCACAGGCCCGGCTGGCCGACCTCATCGAACACGAAGTCGCCGAACACTAG
- a CDS encoding metallophosphoesterase family protein produces the protein MRLLLLADTHIPKRARDLPPQVWDEVQRSDVVVHAGDWVNAALLDELSQRSRRLIACWGNNDGPELRSRLPERADVTLDGLRFTVVHETGAASGREARMAQQYPESDVLVFGHSHIPWDTTARTGLRLLNPGSPTDRRRQPFCTYMTAETGAGTLRDVRLHQIERTLAL, from the coding sequence ATGCGCCTGCTGCTGCTCGCCGACACGCACATACCGAAGCGGGCGCGCGATCTTCCGCCGCAGGTATGGGATGAGGTGCAGCGCAGCGACGTGGTGGTGCACGCGGGCGACTGGGTGAACGCCGCCCTGCTCGACGAACTCTCGCAACGCTCGCGGCGACTGATCGCGTGCTGGGGTAACAACGACGGGCCGGAGCTACGGTCGCGCCTGCCGGAGCGGGCCGACGTGACACTGGACGGTCTGCGGTTCACCGTCGTGCACGAGACCGGCGCGGCGTCGGGTCGTGAGGCGCGGATGGCGCAGCAGTACCCGGAGTCCGACGTGCTGGTGTTCGGGCACAGCCACATCCCCTGGGACACCACGGCCCGCACCGGTCTGCGACTGCTGAACCCGGGCTCGCCGACCGACCGGCGGCGGCAACCGTTCTGCACGTACATGACCGCAGAAACCGGGGCCGGGACGCTACGGGACGTGCGCCTGCATCAGATCGAAAGAACATTAGCTCTGTAA
- a CDS encoding NAD(P)H-binding protein: protein MTIVVTGVSGNVGRPLVEQLLRAGAHVRAVTRRAEGARMPAGAELFADAADAVKGASAVFLNSRALGPALADVVSCARRQGVAKLVALSAINADDDDARQPSRYRGDRNRECEQLAVASGLSWVSLRPSVFASNFPGMWAAQISAGDVVAGPYAGASAAPIAEADIAAVAARALLTDDLVGRRIPLTGPQSLTNSELVTIVGTVLRRPLRYLEVPAESVRERFVANGFSAQFADAYIAMQEATATTPAVVTDDVERILDRPATPFARWAADHTALFSKEKP from the coding sequence ATGACCATCGTGGTGACCGGGGTGAGCGGCAATGTGGGCAGGCCCCTCGTCGAGCAGCTGCTGAGGGCAGGCGCGCACGTTCGTGCGGTGACCCGCCGCGCGGAGGGCGCGCGCATGCCGGCCGGTGCCGAGCTGTTCGCCGACGCAGCCGACGCCGTCAAGGGCGCCTCGGCGGTCTTCCTCAATTCCCGCGCCCTGGGTCCGGCCCTGGCCGACGTCGTGTCGTGCGCACGACGCCAGGGCGTCGCCAAGCTGGTGGCGTTGTCGGCGATCAATGCCGACGACGACGACGCCCGCCAGCCGTCCCGGTACCGCGGCGACCGGAATCGGGAATGCGAGCAACTCGCGGTCGCATCCGGACTGTCCTGGGTGAGCCTGCGCCCGTCGGTGTTCGCGTCGAACTTCCCCGGCATGTGGGCGGCCCAGATCAGCGCCGGTGACGTCGTCGCGGGGCCGTACGCGGGGGCATCTGCGGCGCCGATCGCCGAGGCCGACATCGCCGCCGTCGCCGCCCGCGCTCTGCTGACCGACGATCTCGTCGGGCGGCGAATTCCCTTGACCGGGCCGCAATCGCTGACCAACAGCGAGCTCGTCACGATCGTCGGCACCGTCCTGCGCCGTCCGCTGCGATATCTGGAAGTCCCGGCCGAGTCGGTACGCGAACGGTTCGTCGCCAACGGGTTCTCGGCGCAGTTCGCCGACGCCTACATCGCGATGCAGGAGGCGACCGCGACGACGCCCGCGGTGGTCACCGACGACGTCGAGAGAATTCTCGACCGGCCCGCTACCCCGTTCGCCCGCTGGGCGGCCGACCACACCGCACTCTTCAGCAAGGAGAAGCCATGA
- a CDS encoding nitroreductase/quinone reductase family protein, with the protein MTDPHPPRWLKPMNRLMMAVQKLGVPTGPAYVLTVPGRTSGKPRSTPMTPFEYDGALYTVAGYPGSDWARNARAAGAGTLSRGRRSRRIAIIELDADQARPVLRAYPVSVPVGVAFAKRSGLVKQGSPDEFEALAGTLPVFRFDPLAASKKPR; encoded by the coding sequence ATGACCGATCCGCACCCACCCCGGTGGCTCAAGCCGATGAACCGCCTGATGATGGCCGTCCAGAAGTTGGGGGTGCCCACCGGGCCCGCCTACGTGCTCACCGTTCCCGGGCGCACGTCCGGCAAGCCCCGCAGCACACCCATGACGCCGTTCGAGTACGACGGCGCGTTGTACACCGTCGCCGGCTATCCGGGCTCTGACTGGGCGCGCAATGCGCGTGCCGCCGGCGCCGGGACACTGAGCCGCGGCAGGCGTTCCCGGCGAATCGCGATCATCGAGCTCGACGCCGACCAAGCCCGTCCGGTGCTGCGCGCCTACCCGGTGTCGGTACCCGTCGGCGTGGCCTTCGCGAAACGATCAGGCCTCGTCAAGCAGGGCAGCCCCGACGAATTCGAAGCCCTGGCAGGAACATTGCCGGTGTTCCGCTTCGACCCGCTGGCGGCGTCGAAGAAGCCGCGTTAG